From the Arvicola amphibius chromosome 2, mArvAmp1.2, whole genome shotgun sequence genome, one window contains:
- the Iffo1 gene encoding non-homologous end joining factor IFFO1 isoform X4 yields MNPLFGPNLFLLQQEQQGLPGPLGDPLGGDHLAGGGDLPPPPLASAGPAAYSPPGPGPAPPAAMALRNDLGSNINVLKTLNLRFRCFLAKVHELERRNRLLEKQLQQALEEGKQGRRGLARRDQAVQTGFISPIRPLGLPLSSRPAAVCPPSARVLGSPARSPAGPLASSAACHSSSSTSTSTSTSFSSSTRFMPGTIWSFSHARRLGPGLEPTLVQGPGLSWVHPDGVGVQIDTITPEIRALYNVLAKVKRERDEYKRRWEEEYTVRIQLQERVNELQEEAQEADACQEELAMKVEQLKAELVVFKGLMSNNLTELDTKIQEKAMKVDMDICRRIDITAKLCDLAQQRNCEDMIQMFQKLVPSMGGRKRERKAAVEEDTSLLESDGPPRQPEGDEEESTALSINEEMQRMLSQLREYDFEDDCDSLTWEETEETLLLWEDFSGYAMAATEAQGEQQEDSLEKVIKDTESLFKTREKEYQETIDQIELELATAKNDMNRHLHEYMEMCSMKRGLDVQMETCRRLITQSGDRKSPAFTAVPVSDPPPPPSETEDSDRDVSSDSSMR; encoded by the exons ATGAATCCGTTATTCGGTCCTAATCTCTTTCTCCtacagcaggagcagcagggctTGCCCGGGCCGCTGGGGGACCCCCTGGGAGGTGACCACCTTGCCGGGGGAGGGGACCTGCCCCCGCCTCCGCTTGCCTCGGCGGGTCCCGCTGCCTATTCGCCTCCCGGGCCTGGTCCGGCCCCCCCTGCAGCCATGGCTCTCCGCAACGACCTAGGCTCCAACATCAATGTACTCAAGACCCTGAACCTCCGATTTCGCTGCTTCCTAGCTAAGGTGCACGAGCTAGAGCGCCGGAACCggctgctggagaagcagctgcagCAGGCTCTGGAGGAGGGTAAGCAGGGCAGGAGGGGCCTGGCCCGCCGCGACCAGGCGGTACAGACCGGCTTCATCAGCCCGATCCGGCCCCTGGGGCTGCCCCTGAGCTCCCGGCCCGCCGCTGTATGCCCCCCGTCAGCGCGGGTGCTGGGCTCCCCCGCACGCTCGCCAGCCGGACCCCTCGCATCCTCTGCGGCCTGCCACTCAtcatcctccacctccacctctacctccacctccttctcctcgTCGACCCGTTTCATGCCCGGCACCATCTGGTCCTTCTCACACGCCCGCCGGCTTGGACCGGGACTGGAACCCACGCTGGTACAAGGGCCTGGCCTGTCGTGGGTACACCCTGACGGGGTGGGCGTTCAGATCGACACCATCACCCCTGAGATACGCGCACTGTACAACGTGCTGGCCAAAGTGAAGCGGGAGCGGGACGAGTACAAGCGGAG GTGGGAAGAGGAGTACACAGTGCGGATCCAGCTGCAGGAGCGAGTGAACGAGCTCCAGGAG GAGGCCCAAGAGGCCGATGCTTGCCAAGAGGAGCTGGCCATGAAAGTGGAGCAGCTGAAAGCTGAGCTGGTGGTCTTCAAGGGCCTCATGAGTAAC AACCTGACAGAGCTGGACACCAAGATCCAGGAAAAGGCCATGAAGGTCGACATGGACATCTGTCGCCGCATCGACATCACGGCCAAGCTGTGTGACTTGGCTCAGCAGCGTAACTGTGAGGATATGATCCAGATGTTCCAG AAGCTG GTCCCGTCCATGGGGGGGCGGAAGCGGGAGCGCAAGGCCGCTGTGGAGGAAGACACCTCCCTGTTGGAGAGTGATGGGCCCCCCCGCCAGCCTGAGGGGGACGAGGAGGAGAGCACAGCCCTCAGCATCAACGAGGAGATGCAGCGCATGCTCAGCCAGCT GAGGGAGTATGATTTTGAGGACGACTGTGACAGCCTGACTTGGGAGGAGACTGAGGAGACCTTGCTGCTTTGGGAGGATTTCTCAGGCTATGCCATGGCAGCCACAGAGGCCCAGGGAGAG cagcaggaggacaGCCTGGAGAAGGTGATTAAAGATACTGAATCCCTGTTCAAAACCCGGGAGAAGGAATATCAAGAGACCATTGACCAGATAGAG CTGGAGCTGGCCACAGCCAAAAATGACATGAACCGCCACCTGCATGAGTATATGGAAATGTGCAGCATGAAGCGGGGCCTGGATGTGCAGATGGAGACCTGTCGCCGGCTCATCACACAGTCAGGGGACCG AAAGTCTCCTGCTTTCACTGCGGTCCCGGTTAGCGACCCGCCGCCACCGCCAAGCGAAACTGAGGACTCCGATCGCGATGTCTCATCTGATAGCTCCATGAGATAG
- the Iffo1 gene encoding non-homologous end joining factor IFFO1 isoform X7 — MNPLFGPNLFLLQQEQQGLPGPLGDPLGGDHLAGGGDLPPPPLASAGPAAYSPPGPGPAPPAAMALRNDLGSNINVLKTLNLRFRCFLAKVHELERRNRLLEKQLQQALEEGKQGRRGLARRDQAVQTGFISPIRPLGLPLSSRPAAVCPPSARVLGSPARSPAGPLASSAACHSSSSTSTSTSTSFSSSTRFMPGTIWSFSHARRLGPGLEPTLVQGPGLSWVHPDGVGVQIDTITPEIRALYNVLAKVKRERDEYKRRWEEEYTVRIQLQERVNELQEEAQEADACQEELAMKVEQLKAELVVFKGLMSNNLTELDTKIQEKAMKVDMDICRRIDITAKLCDLAQQRNCEDMIQMFQKKLQQEDSLEKVIKDTESLFKTREKEYQETIDQIELELATAKNDMNRHLHEYMEMCSMKRGLDVQMETCRRLITQSGDRKSPAFTAVPVSDPPPPPSETEDSDRDVSSDSSMR, encoded by the exons ATGAATCCGTTATTCGGTCCTAATCTCTTTCTCCtacagcaggagcagcagggctTGCCCGGGCCGCTGGGGGACCCCCTGGGAGGTGACCACCTTGCCGGGGGAGGGGACCTGCCCCCGCCTCCGCTTGCCTCGGCGGGTCCCGCTGCCTATTCGCCTCCCGGGCCTGGTCCGGCCCCCCCTGCAGCCATGGCTCTCCGCAACGACCTAGGCTCCAACATCAATGTACTCAAGACCCTGAACCTCCGATTTCGCTGCTTCCTAGCTAAGGTGCACGAGCTAGAGCGCCGGAACCggctgctggagaagcagctgcagCAGGCTCTGGAGGAGGGTAAGCAGGGCAGGAGGGGCCTGGCCCGCCGCGACCAGGCGGTACAGACCGGCTTCATCAGCCCGATCCGGCCCCTGGGGCTGCCCCTGAGCTCCCGGCCCGCCGCTGTATGCCCCCCGTCAGCGCGGGTGCTGGGCTCCCCCGCACGCTCGCCAGCCGGACCCCTCGCATCCTCTGCGGCCTGCCACTCAtcatcctccacctccacctctacctccacctccttctcctcgTCGACCCGTTTCATGCCCGGCACCATCTGGTCCTTCTCACACGCCCGCCGGCTTGGACCGGGACTGGAACCCACGCTGGTACAAGGGCCTGGCCTGTCGTGGGTACACCCTGACGGGGTGGGCGTTCAGATCGACACCATCACCCCTGAGATACGCGCACTGTACAACGTGCTGGCCAAAGTGAAGCGGGAGCGGGACGAGTACAAGCGGAG GTGGGAAGAGGAGTACACAGTGCGGATCCAGCTGCAGGAGCGAGTGAACGAGCTCCAGGAG GAGGCCCAAGAGGCCGATGCTTGCCAAGAGGAGCTGGCCATGAAAGTGGAGCAGCTGAAAGCTGAGCTGGTGGTCTTCAAGGGCCTCATGAGTAAC AACCTGACAGAGCTGGACACCAAGATCCAGGAAAAGGCCATGAAGGTCGACATGGACATCTGTCGCCGCATCGACATCACGGCCAAGCTGTGTGACTTGGCTCAGCAGCGTAACTGTGAGGATATGATCCAGATGTTCCAG AAGAAGCTG cagcaggaggacaGCCTGGAGAAGGTGATTAAAGATACTGAATCCCTGTTCAAAACCCGGGAGAAGGAATATCAAGAGACCATTGACCAGATAGAG CTGGAGCTGGCCACAGCCAAAAATGACATGAACCGCCACCTGCATGAGTATATGGAAATGTGCAGCATGAAGCGGGGCCTGGATGTGCAGATGGAGACCTGTCGCCGGCTCATCACACAGTCAGGGGACCG AAAGTCTCCTGCTTTCACTGCGGTCCCGGTTAGCGACCCGCCGCCACCGCCAAGCGAAACTGAGGACTCCGATCGCGATGTCTCATCTGATAGCTCCATGAGATAG